In Halosegnis marinus, one genomic interval encodes:
- a CDS encoding VOC family protein translates to MDEPFDGITFFRTGARDDVVAFYRDRLGCEVWREQPDCTILRRGGYALGFCARDPPETEGCLTFLHDDRAGVDADHERLADVADGEPRLNGTYDIYQFFAEDPEGRTVEVQCFE, encoded by the coding sequence ATGGACGAACCGTTCGACGGTATCACGTTCTTCCGCACCGGCGCGCGCGACGACGTGGTCGCCTTCTACCGGGACCGGCTCGGCTGCGAGGTGTGGCGCGAACAGCCGGACTGCACCATCCTCCGACGCGGCGGCTACGCGCTGGGGTTCTGCGCCCGCGACCCGCCGGAGACGGAGGGGTGTCTCACCTTCCTCCACGACGACCGCGCGGGCGTGGACGCCGACCACGAACGGCTCGCGGACGTGGCCGACGGCGAGCCGCGGCTCAACGGGACGTACGACATCTACCAGTTCTTCGCCGAGGACCCGGAGGGCCGCACCGTCGAGGTGCAGTGTTTCGAGTAA